A genomic stretch from Leptospira andrefontaineae includes:
- a CDS encoding transporter: MKYHVSIVIFLIILSFNNVHSEGIDIPKPEEVDPHAHHRKESKEQGHQHELRADQIAPAGLMFPHVHQKGSWVLDFRYMGMQMAGLLNGSKSTGTYETLWFPQFDPSVSMPSGSLLTGGPNIPQTSVNGYRYMSVPKSMLMESYMTSAMYGVSDDTMIMFMVPVMKNQMMMETSNFDSSAMKSGGVGDISFSAAHRILKRNDHEVFLNFGISLPTGSIDERDWMPMMGNQKVPYNMQPGTGTINYLPGIAYSGKSDRFSWGLGANANLRSSKNQNQYRFGNIYELNSWIAYSIFSWTSVSIRVQAVYWDNIKGQDGSLDPKMDPQNDPNRQGGNRTDALLGMNFLLDEKIRFGFEVGKPFHQHLNGPQLAMQTMFNVFVRYDLN; this comes from the coding sequence ATGAAGTATCACGTTTCTATAGTAATATTTTTAATTATATTATCTTTTAATAATGTCCATTCTGAAGGGATCGATATTCCCAAACCGGAAGAGGTCGATCCTCACGCTCACCATCGTAAAGAATCAAAAGAACAAGGTCATCAACATGAATTAAGGGCAGATCAAATCGCTCCCGCAGGCCTGATGTTTCCTCATGTGCATCAAAAAGGGTCCTGGGTTTTAGATTTTCGGTATATGGGAATGCAAATGGCAGGACTTCTGAACGGAAGCAAATCTACGGGAACTTATGAAACACTTTGGTTTCCGCAGTTCGATCCAAGTGTTTCCATGCCTAGCGGTAGCTTGCTCACAGGTGGTCCAAACATTCCTCAAACTTCAGTCAACGGATACCGTTATATGTCGGTTCCTAAATCTATGCTGATGGAATCGTATATGACAAGTGCAATGTATGGAGTTTCGGACGATACGATGATTATGTTTATGGTTCCGGTTATGAAAAACCAAATGATGATGGAGACAAGCAACTTTGATTCTTCTGCGATGAAATCCGGAGGTGTAGGAGATATTTCTTTTTCTGCAGCACATCGTATCCTAAAACGGAATGATCATGAAGTCTTTCTGAATTTCGGGATTTCTCTTCCAACCGGCTCCATTGATGAACGAGACTGGATGCCGATGATGGGAAACCAAAAAGTTCCGTATAATATGCAACCAGGTACCGGGACTATCAATTATTTGCCCGGGATTGCTTACTCAGGAAAATCGGATCGATTTTCTTGGGGATTAGGAGCAAATGCAAATCTTCGCAGTTCAAAAAATCAAAACCAATATCGTTTCGGAAATATATACGAACTTAATTCCTGGATCGCTTATTCTATATTTTCTTGGACAAGCGTTTCTATTCGAGTGCAGGCAGTTTATTGGGATAATATTAAAGGACAGGACGGTTCATTAGACCCGAAGATGGATCCTCAAAACGATCCGAACCGACAAGGAGGAAATCGTACAGATGCGTTACTAGGTATGAATTTCCTTTTAGATGAAAAAATTCGATTCGGTTTCGAAGTCGGCAAACCCTTTCACCAACATTTAAACGGCCCCCAACTCGCAATGCAAACTATGTTCAATGTATTTGTTCGTTATGATCTGAATTAA
- a CDS encoding ABC transporter permease, translated as MNELILFELRENIRSKWMFVFAGFLAISSGALNYFGDESGGRLVVSQMNLVLFVVPLFSITFAGLTFNDSLPFAEVLLSKSLTRSQYFFGKYCGVSLSLFLSFLVGLGIPGVPFLFSDLKLAILFVELIFFGTILILVFVSLGFLLASFFKKGELIVSGALLVWLYFFLLFDSFVFMLSIYLGDYPVEIPALLVILFNPVDLVRILIILQTKASVLLGFSGAFLIRSLGTSVVILLSILFLVFWVMMPLSISYKRFLVRNF; from the coding sequence ATGAATGAATTAATCTTATTCGAACTAAGGGAAAATATCAGAAGCAAATGGATGTTTGTATTTGCCGGTTTTCTTGCAATATCTTCAGGAGCACTCAACTATTTCGGCGATGAAAGTGGAGGAAGATTGGTTGTAAGCCAGATGAATCTAGTCCTATTTGTTGTACCTTTATTTTCTATTACATTTGCAGGTTTAACATTTAACGATTCACTTCCTTTTGCAGAAGTACTTCTTTCTAAATCGTTAACAAGGTCTCAATATTTTTTCGGAAAATACTGCGGAGTAAGTTTATCTCTTTTTTTAAGTTTTCTGGTCGGTCTTGGAATTCCTGGAGTTCCATTTCTTTTTAGTGATCTTAAACTAGCGATCTTATTTGTTGAGCTGATCTTTTTCGGCACTATACTGATCTTAGTATTCGTTTCTTTGGGATTTTTATTGGCTTCTTTTTTTAAAAAGGGAGAATTGATCGTATCGGGAGCCTTGCTCGTCTGGTTATATTTCTTTTTACTTTTTGATTCGTTCGTATTTATGTTGAGTATCTATTTGGGAGATTATCCGGTAGAGATCCCTGCATTACTCGTGATTCTATTTAATCCAGTCGATCTTGTAAGGATCTTAATTATTCTTCAGACAAAGGCTTCCGTGTTGCTTGGATTCTCAGGCGCATTTCTTATTAGAAGTTTGGGAACTTCGGTCGTCATATTATTATCTATTTTGTTCTTGGTGTTTTGGGTTATGATGCCTTTAAGCATTTCTTATAAAAGATTTTTAGTTCGAAATTTCTAA
- a CDS encoding ABC transporter ATP-binding protein produces MMQVKNLTVQYGKSIAVKGISFDAEAGSILSLIGPNGSGKSSVLKSIVGLVKPNNGSIEFKGEGEGYTNFKIGYMPQAPLFPKNVKVSELVDFLKKLESSDPKEFQELFDLLGLKNYENIKFGSLSGGTKQKVNILQCFSIRKPVYIVDEPTASLDPYISNLLKEILIRKKKEGALLVFSTHILSEVEEIADRFLLMSEGSLLIEDSPENFIKNKDKGNLQNTLMEFWNTKYSERI; encoded by the coding sequence ATGATGCAGGTGAAGAACTTAACAGTTCAATATGGAAAATCAATCGCAGTAAAAGGGATCTCTTTCGATGCGGAGGCAGGAAGTATTCTTTCTCTGATCGGTCCTAACGGCTCTGGAAAAAGTTCAGTGCTCAAAAGTATAGTAGGTTTGGTAAAACCTAATAACGGTAGTATAGAATTTAAGGGAGAAGGAGAAGGGTATACTAATTTCAAGATCGGTTATATGCCCCAAGCCCCTTTATTTCCTAAAAATGTAAAGGTATCCGAACTTGTGGATTTTCTGAAAAAACTGGAATCTTCTGATCCGAAAGAATTTCAGGAATTATTCGACCTACTCGGTTTGAAGAATTATGAAAATATAAAATTCGGATCTTTGTCCGGAGGAACGAAACAAAAAGTCAATATACTGCAATGTTTTTCGATCAGAAAGCCCGTATATATAGTGGATGAACCCACTGCGAGTTTAGATCCTTACATTTCGAATCTTTTAAAGGAAATTTTAATTAGAAAAAAGAAAGAAGGAGCCTTGCTTGTATTCTCAACTCATATTCTAAGCGAAGTGGAAGAAATTGCGGATCGTTTTTTGCTAATGTCAGAAGGTTCTTTATTAATCGAGGACTCTCCTGAAAATTTTATAAAGAACAAGGATAAAGGGAATCTCCAGAATACATTAATGGAATTTTGGAATACCAAGTATTCGGAAAGAATATGA
- a CDS encoding nitrous oxide reductase family maturation protein NosD, whose translation MKKISDWGPETFQIHFGYSRSIAIFAFFFCLTTSDIFSKELEVCKENCRFSSVQAAIDSANQGDIIRIRKGIYQEGMISISKPLVLEGSVGAILDGKKEKHVLDIRSNNVTIRGFRIIGSGVSDTSEYAGIHAEKVKSCIIENNQFEDNAYAIYLAEVEDCNIRVNNSSGNAVNEVSGGNGIHLWSSKGIRIEGNELKRHRDGIYLEFSSNLKIEENFSHDNIRYGMHFMFSSENDFRGNRFENNSAGVAVMYSKNILIENNRFENNWGDSSYGLLLKEISESILTKNSFVHNTVAVFADGCNRNYFTHNILRDNGWGVRILGNSESNQFVQNDFKENVFDISTNTKHSTNSFKENFWDTYDGYDLDLDRFGDIPHKPVHFFGYWVVVYPFLMVLYNSPVVNFLQAIEKAFPIVTPIDLEDPKPKMRSHV comes from the coding sequence ATGAAAAAAATCAGTGATTGGGGTCCTGAAACTTTCCAGATTCATTTCGGATATTCGCGATCGATTGCGATATTCGCCTTCTTCTTTTGTTTAACCACTTCCGATATTTTTTCCAAAGAATTAGAAGTATGTAAGGAGAATTGTCGATTCTCTTCCGTTCAAGCAGCAATAGATTCTGCAAACCAAGGAGATATAATCCGGATTAGAAAAGGGATCTATCAGGAAGGTATGATATCCATATCAAAACCTTTGGTTTTAGAAGGTTCTGTCGGCGCGATCTTAGATGGCAAAAAAGAAAAACATGTGCTGGATATTCGATCCAATAATGTAACGATCCGAGGATTTAGAATTATAGGAAGTGGAGTTTCCGATACGTCGGAGTATGCCGGAATACATGCAGAAAAAGTAAAGTCTTGCATAATAGAAAATAATCAGTTTGAGGACAATGCATACGCAATCTATCTCGCAGAAGTAGAAGATTGTAATATACGAGTAAACAATTCTTCAGGAAATGCGGTAAACGAGGTTTCCGGAGGGAATGGGATCCATCTTTGGTCTTCTAAAGGGATCAGGATAGAAGGGAATGAACTAAAAAGGCATAGGGACGGGATCTATCTGGAGTTCTCGAGTAATCTCAAAATAGAGGAGAATTTTTCGCACGATAATATTCGTTACGGAATGCACTTCATGTTTTCTTCGGAGAACGATTTTAGGGGGAACAGATTCGAAAACAACTCGGCTGGAGTTGCGGTGATGTACAGTAAAAATATACTCATCGAAAACAACCGTTTTGAGAATAACTGGGGGGATAGTTCATATGGTCTTTTACTCAAAGAAATTTCGGAAAGTATTCTTACGAAAAATTCATTCGTTCATAATACTGTAGCCGTCTTCGCGGATGGATGTAATCGCAATTATTTTACACACAATATTTTAAGAGATAACGGCTGGGGAGTTCGTATATTAGGAAATAGTGAATCCAATCAGTTTGTTCAAAATGATTTCAAGGAGAACGTATTCGATATTAGTACGAATACGAAACATAGTACAAATTCATTCAAAGAAAATTTTTGGGATACTTACGACGGTTACGATTTGGATCTGGATCGATTCGGGGATATTCCTCATAAACCCGTTCATTTTTTCGGATATTGGGTAGTGGTTTATCCGTTTCTAATGGTTCTTTATAATTCTCCAGTTGTGAACTTTTTACAAGCAATCGAAAAGGCATTTCCGATCGTTACTCCAATCGATCTGGAAGATCCAAAACCAAAGATGAGGAGCCATGTATGA
- a CDS encoding nitrous oxide reductase accessory protein NosL, translated as MFQARAGLPVIILLLVVSNSVFCSKREPILPEFGRELCAHCSMAIVDKRFHAQLLTEKGRRYYFDSIECSHSFEKSARYSSGSVWFTDFENPDRMISEEGAVLVRSSELRSPMGEGIAAFSSMDRAKEFLNTHKGSIWSRNNEKNQ; from the coding sequence ATGTTTCAAGCTAGGGCCGGTTTACCGGTGATCATCTTGCTCTTGGTGGTATCGAATTCGGTTTTCTGTTCCAAAAGAGAACCGATACTTCCTGAATTCGGAAGAGAACTTTGTGCTCATTGTTCAATGGCAATCGTGGATAAACGTTTCCACGCTCAGTTATTAACTGAAAAGGGGAGAAGATACTATTTCGACTCCATAGAATGTTCTCATTCATTTGAGAAGTCCGCAAGGTATTCTTCCGGATCGGTTTGGTTTACCGATTTTGAAAATCCAGATCGAATGATTTCCGAAGAAGGAGCGGTATTGGTCCGTTCTTCGGAACTGCGTTCCCCTATGGGAGAAGGTATTGCCGCTTTCTCCTCTATGGACAGAGCAAAAGAATTTTTGAATACGCATAAAGGCTCTATTTGGAGTCGAAACAATGAAAAAAATCAGTGA
- the nosZ gene encoding Sec-dependent nitrous-oxide reductase: MILIGLGYGCKGGAATAALASDAAKRVYVAPGEKDEVYAFLSGGFSGQMSVYGIPSTRLFKIIPVFSVFPENGYGYDEETKNMLRTTNGYVPWDDSHHIEASMTDGKQDGRWLFMNANNSPRLARIDLRSFETKEIIEIPNSAGNHASPFATENTEYLMAATRFSVPIPQASVPIENFSKGDFKGTVSMVKVDPKSGRLSIELQILVPGFDYDLSHCGKGKSHDWCFFTSYNSEQAYKMIEVGASKNDKDYILAFNWVRAKQCLDQGKASNFGGEYYRNYLPENQPAISEKLSGVKMLQPKDCPGVMYYMPTPKSPHGTDVDPTGEYIVGGGKLATVIPVHSFSKLMDVKDKPEHRSGMIMDIPILKYESTLAGEVKKPCLGPLHTEFDGKGYAYTSCFVSSEVVKWELGTWEVEQHLPAYYSVGHLSIVGGSSKDPYGKYLIALNKITKDRYLPVGMELPQSAQLYDISGGKAELLSDFPTVGEPHYSQMIPAKLLMDKAAKIYPLEENKHPYAIKNEKDARVVREGNTVRVYMTQIRSHFKPDTIEVRSGDTVFFHVTNLEQDFDIPHGFAVGGAPEMPNLLIMPGQTRTFKWKAPKPGIYPFYCTDFCSALHQEMQQYIRVLP, translated from the coding sequence ATGATCCTAATCGGTTTAGGGTACGGGTGTAAAGGTGGGGCTGCAACAGCTGCACTTGCTTCCGATGCGGCGAAGCGTGTGTATGTTGCGCCGGGAGAAAAGGATGAAGTCTACGCCTTCCTCTCAGGAGGGTTCAGCGGGCAAATGTCGGTATATGGAATTCCTTCTACACGTTTATTCAAGATCATTCCGGTCTTCTCGGTTTTTCCGGAGAACGGTTATGGATATGATGAAGAAACTAAGAATATGCTTAGAACTACTAATGGGTATGTTCCTTGGGATGATAGCCATCATATTGAAGCATCCATGACTGATGGAAAACAAGATGGTCGTTGGTTGTTTATGAATGCAAATAACTCGCCTAGACTTGCTCGGATCGATTTGAGATCTTTTGAAACTAAAGAGATCATTGAGATCCCAAATAGTGCGGGTAACCACGCTTCTCCTTTTGCTACGGAAAATACCGAGTATCTGATGGCGGCGACTCGTTTCTCCGTTCCGATACCTCAAGCAAGTGTTCCTATAGAAAATTTCTCTAAAGGAGATTTTAAAGGAACAGTTTCTATGGTGAAGGTAGATCCTAAATCAGGAAGGCTTTCCATTGAATTGCAGATCCTTGTTCCAGGTTTCGATTACGATCTATCGCACTGCGGAAAAGGAAAATCTCACGACTGGTGCTTCTTCACATCTTATAACTCTGAACAAGCATATAAGATGATAGAAGTAGGAGCTTCCAAGAATGATAAGGATTATATCCTAGCGTTCAACTGGGTTCGTGCTAAACAATGCTTGGATCAAGGAAAGGCGTCTAACTTCGGGGGAGAATATTATAGAAATTACCTACCGGAGAACCAGCCTGCCATTTCTGAAAAGTTGAGCGGAGTAAAAATGCTCCAACCTAAGGATTGTCCGGGAGTCATGTATTATATGCCTACTCCTAAGAGTCCTCACGGAACAGACGTGGATCCAACAGGAGAATATATCGTAGGTGGTGGAAAACTTGCTACGGTTATTCCGGTTCACTCCTTTTCAAAACTAATGGATGTCAAAGACAAGCCTGAACATAGATCAGGGATGATCATGGATATTCCGATCTTAAAATACGAATCCACTCTTGCTGGAGAAGTTAAAAAACCTTGTTTAGGTCCTTTGCATACAGAGTTTGATGGGAAGGGATATGCTTATACTTCCTGTTTCGTAAGTTCGGAAGTTGTAAAATGGGAATTGGGAACCTGGGAAGTTGAACAACATCTTCCTGCTTACTATAGTGTAGGTCACCTTTCTATCGTAGGTGGTAGCTCTAAGGATCCGTATGGAAAATATCTGATCGCGCTGAATAAGATCACTAAAGATAGATATCTTCCCGTTGGTATGGAATTACCTCAGAGTGCTCAGCTTTACGATATTTCCGGAGGTAAAGCGGAATTACTTTCCGATTTCCCAACGGTAGGAGAGCCTCACTATTCCCAAATGATCCCTGCAAAACTTCTCATGGATAAGGCTGCTAAAATTTATCCATTAGAAGAAAATAAACATCCGTATGCGATCAAGAATGAGAAGGATGCGAGAGTTGTTCGTGAAGGAAATACTGTCCGTGTTTATATGACACAGATACGTTCTCACTTTAAACCGGACACTATCGAAGTAAGAAGTGGTGATACTGTCTTCTTCCATGTGACTAACTTGGAACAAGACTTTGATATTCCGCACGGTTTCGCAGTGGGCGGGGCACCTGAAATGCCTAACCTTCTGATCATGCCTGGACAGACCAGGACTTTCAAATGGAAAGCACCTAAGCCTGGAATCTATCCGTTCTACTGCACCGATTTCTGCTCGGCTCTTCACCAAGAAATGCAGCAGTACATAAGGGTGCTTCCTTAA
- a CDS encoding c-type cytochrome: MKIIKNIIKFGKITPVLLGLIAFSYCGKEKPAEAESSVGSKGIGPVTSVTLGTLDEGMAQKGKQNFETKCSACHKFEEKVVGPALKGVTERRTPEWIMNMILNPMEMTQKDPIAQELLAEHLTQMTFQNVQESEAREILEYLRKMDKK; this comes from the coding sequence ATGAAGATAATTAAGAATATCATAAAATTCGGTAAGATCACTCCGGTACTGTTGGGTTTAATCGCTTTCTCTTATTGTGGGAAAGAAAAACCGGCGGAAGCCGAGAGCTCTGTAGGTAGTAAGGGGATCGGTCCGGTCACTTCTGTTACGTTAGGCACATTGGATGAAGGTATGGCCCAAAAAGGGAAACAGAACTTCGAAACAAAATGTAGTGCCTGTCATAAATTCGAAGAGAAGGTCGTAGGGCCTGCATTAAAGGGAGTAACTGAGAGAAGGACTCCGGAGTGGATCATGAATATGATCTTGAATCCTATGGAAATGACTCAAAAGGATCCGATTGCTCAGGAACTTCTCGCGGAACATCTAACTCAGATGACGTTCCAAAACGTTCAAGAATCTGAAGCTAGAGAGATCCTGGAATATCTTAGAAAAATGGATAAGAAATAA
- a CDS encoding Crp/Fnr family transcriptional regulator produces MGLMIFDEISKEEMLSIFSSGRKRTLKKDEFLFHQGDETDCLHLLIEGKLQIFKYDSSSNEITLNFFNPVSLIAELALINGIPFPASGRFVTDGAVLSLPFKELRERIKTDIPLNHLLIQSLFSKIQALNLSINRGMTMDSLQRVAHFLYYLPENQATLAHSQIASMLALRPETFSRTLKQLKDQGIINPERGLIEVLKKEELKNFF; encoded by the coding sequence ATGGGATTAATGATCTTCGATGAGATATCTAAGGAAGAGATGTTATCTATCTTTTCAAGTGGAAGGAAACGGACTCTTAAAAAAGACGAATTTCTTTTTCATCAAGGAGATGAGACGGATTGTCTACATCTTCTTATAGAAGGTAAACTTCAAATATTCAAATATGATTCCAGTTCTAACGAGATCACTTTGAATTTTTTTAACCCTGTTTCTTTGATCGCAGAACTCGCACTGATTAACGGGATACCTTTCCCCGCCTCAGGCAGATTTGTAACGGACGGAGCGGTTCTTTCTCTTCCTTTTAAAGAATTACGTGAAAGAATAAAAACGGATATTCCTTTAAATCATCTTCTGATCCAATCTTTGTTCAGTAAGATCCAAGCATTAAATCTTTCTATCAATCGAGGAATGACTATGGATTCTTTACAAAGAGTCGCTCACTTCTTGTATTATCTTCCCGAAAACCAAGCAACACTTGCACATTCGCAGATTGCTTCTATGCTCGCGCTGAGACCTGAAACTTTCTCCAGAACACTCAAACAACTCAAAGACCAAGGAATCATAAATCCGGAAAGAGGATTGATAGAAGTTTTGAAAAAAGAAGAATTAAAAAACTTTTTCTAA
- a CDS encoding copper resistance protein CopD → MEKIDRLRFFYMYFVALLFHFFAAAFWVGGMLFFVMIFRPVYKDKELTDVKTLLLLKVALQFRKISYYVFIILLCSGISIAYLKGYFEVYSQVSYWISPHGAVFLVKMILFLLLLLSSVLHDFLIGPTAFKDMQNGVKSDSRSRKYASIFGRINLLISLLIAVLGLAYSRGFTF, encoded by the coding sequence ATGGAGAAAATTGACAGGCTGAGATTTTTCTACATGTATTTTGTAGCACTATTATTTCACTTTTTCGCAGCTGCCTTCTGGGTGGGCGGAATGCTCTTCTTTGTGATGATATTTCGACCGGTATATAAGGATAAGGAGTTAACGGACGTTAAAACTCTATTACTTCTTAAGGTTGCTTTGCAGTTCAGGAAAATTTCGTATTATGTGTTTATAATATTATTATGTTCGGGAATTAGTATCGCTTATTTGAAGGGATATTTCGAGGTTTATTCTCAGGTCTCGTATTGGATATCTCCTCATGGGGCAGTCTTTCTTGTTAAGATGATCTTATTCCTTCTTCTTCTTTTAAGTTCCGTTCTTCATGATTTTTTAATTGGGCCGACCGCATTCAAGGATATGCAAAATGGAGTCAAATCGGATAGTCGTAGTAGAAAATATGCGTCTATTTTCGGTAGGATCAATCTTCTGATCTCTTTATTGATCGCAGTATTGGGGCTTGCGTATTCGAGAGGTTTTACTTTTTAG
- a CDS encoding thiamine pyrophosphate-binding protein, whose protein sequence is MKKTGAELIVYALEQIGVKFTFGIPGVHNTELYDELNISKSITPYLVTHECGAAFMADAISRTSGSIGTLVIVPAAGATHALSGIGEAYLDGIPMLIISGGVRTDTGKKFQLHQIDQSGFLKGITKKFFRVETHEDIIPIIFEAYEIATEDEAGPVFIEIPVNIQLFSGNVSHIPKFTPERNVWKIDEAALENAYDLLKNSAHPGIFAGWGAREATKELIELAELIGAPVATTLQGLSVFPGNHPLHTGMGFGPYSVPAGEATFENCDCLLAIGTRFSEIPTGSFSMKVPENLIHIDVNPDVFSKNYPAKFELEGDAKHILGEILEKFKKDGIQKKESEKIEDLILKKKKEYEVEWEKHSVPDKVNPSIFFRELRKQMKEEDILVVDDGNHTFLAAELFPSIRSKTFISPSDFNSMGYCVPASIGAKIANPDRNVVGIVGDGAFLMTGLELLTASTNSVGVIICVFYDGELSQISQGQQIPYSRKTCTILGELQLEGIARGTGAAYLSIESNENIDSALKQAFRISAEGRPVIVDIKIDYSKATRFTKGVVQANLGRFPLGEKFRFIGRALWRKLTG, encoded by the coding sequence ATGAAAAAGACCGGAGCAGAATTGATCGTATACGCCTTAGAACAGATCGGAGTGAAATTCACTTTCGGAATACCTGGGGTCCATAATACCGAATTGTACGACGAATTGAATATATCTAAGAGTATCACTCCTTATCTTGTAACCCATGAATGTGGAGCGGCGTTTATGGCGGATGCAATCAGTAGGACTTCTGGATCTATTGGTACTTTGGTTATTGTTCCTGCTGCAGGTGCGACTCACGCATTAAGTGGGATCGGAGAAGCATACTTGGATGGAATACCAATGTTGATCATCTCAGGCGGAGTAAGAACGGATACCGGGAAAAAATTCCAATTACACCAAATTGATCAGTCAGGATTTCTGAAAGGCATCACTAAAAAATTCTTTCGAGTAGAAACTCATGAAGACATTATCCCGATTATATTCGAAGCCTATGAGATTGCGACAGAGGATGAGGCCGGACCTGTTTTTATAGAGATCCCGGTAAACATACAATTGTTTTCAGGAAATGTGTCCCATATTCCAAAGTTCACACCAGAAAGGAATGTATGGAAGATCGATGAAGCAGCATTAGAAAATGCTTATGATCTTTTGAAAAACTCCGCACATCCGGGGATTTTTGCAGGTTGGGGAGCTCGAGAAGCGACTAAAGAATTAATCGAACTCGCCGAGCTCATTGGTGCCCCCGTTGCTACTACCTTGCAAGGATTGAGTGTATTTCCCGGGAATCATCCACTTCATACTGGAATGGGATTTGGTCCTTATTCTGTTCCGGCGGGAGAAGCGACTTTTGAGAATTGTGACTGTCTATTAGCTATCGGAACAAGATTCTCCGAGATCCCTACCGGAAGTTTTAGCATGAAAGTGCCTGAAAATTTAATCCATATAGATGTGAATCCGGATGTATTCTCTAAGAATTATCCTGCAAAATTCGAGTTAGAGGGAGACGCAAAACATATATTGGGTGAAATATTAGAGAAATTTAAAAAGGACGGAATTCAGAAAAAAGAATCTGAGAAAATTGAGGATCTAATTCTAAAAAAGAAAAAAGAATACGAAGTCGAGTGGGAAAAACATTCTGTTCCGGATAAAGTAAATCCTTCTATTTTCTTTCGCGAGTTGCGCAAACAGATGAAAGAAGAAGATATCCTGGTCGTGGATGATGGGAATCATACATTCTTAGCTGCTGAACTTTTTCCATCGATCCGTTCTAAAACATTTATTTCACCAAGCGATTTTAATTCTATGGGGTACTGTGTGCCTGCTTCCATCGGAGCCAAGATAGCAAACCCGGATCGTAATGTTGTGGGCATTGTAGGTGACGGTGCATTTTTGATGACAGGATTAGAGTTACTCACCGCTAGTACAAATTCCGTTGGAGTAATCATTTGTGTTTTCTATGATGGGGAGCTAAGCCAGATATCCCAAGGACAACAGATACCTTATTCTCGGAAGACCTGTACCATACTAGGTGAGTTACAATTAGAAGGTATAGCGCGAGGAACAGGTGCAGCATATCTTTCTATTGAATCTAATGAGAACATAGATTCTGCATTAAAGCAGGCATTCCGTATCTCCGCCGAAGGAAGGCCTGTTATTGTGGATATAAAGATAGATTATTCTAAGGCAACCAGATTCACGAAAGGAGTGGTCCAAGCAAATCTAGGAAGATTTCCTTTAGGGGAAAAATTCAGATTTATCGGACGTGCTCTATGGAGAAAATTGACAGGCTGA